A genomic window from Gossypium hirsutum isolate 1008001.06 chromosome D10, Gossypium_hirsutum_v2.1, whole genome shotgun sequence includes:
- the LOC107915990 gene encoding ATP-dependent RNA helicase uap56 translates to MGEINDNDAYEEELLDYEEEDEKAPDSASIKAADSAKKGYVGVHSSGFRDFLLKPELLRSIVDSGFEHPSEVTVIRVLMHSPKSKANVDTIIERCVGAGHLRDDILHYSKEPAEYLLSDLPSSYGEGATSSSMGYDSINNKIIFELEGAH, encoded by the exons ATGGGGGAGATAAATGACAACGACGCCTACGAGGAAGAGCTTCTAGACTacgaagaagaagatgaaaaagccCCTGACTCTGCCTCCATTAAGGCTGCTGATTCTGCTAAGAA GGGGTATGTTGGAGTTCACAGTTCAGGATTTAGAGACTTTCTGCTGAAACCGGAGCTGCTTCGATCTATTGTGGATTCTGGTTTTGAACATCCTTCCGAAG TCACAGTTATAAGAGTTCTCATGCATAGTCCTAAAAGCAAAGCAAATGTTGATACTATTATTGAAAG GTGTGTTGGTGCAGGGCATTTACGAGATGATATCCTCCATTATAGTAAGGAACCAGCTGAATACTTGCTTAGTGACCTGCCAAGCTCTTATGGCGAAGGTGCAACCAGTAGCTCAATGGGGTATGATAGCATTAATAACAAAATCATATTTGAACTTGAAGGTGCACACTGA